The following is a genomic window from Candidatus Binatota bacterium.
TCTGTCACGAGGACGAGCAGCAAGCCATCGACCGTGGGGCCGAGGGTGTGAACTTCATCGGCTACTCACTTGGCCACTACTACGTTTTTGGCAAGCACAAGCCCGCCGCTACCGACCTGTGGCAGGAGTATCGCCAGTTGCGGGCCGAAAAAGGGTACGATTCCGACGCGATAAAGATCGCACGGGATAATGAAGATACGCTCGGCGCCAAGGTCGTCGAAGAGGGGACCAGCGGCTTGCGCGGCGCGATGGGAACACCCGACCAGGTTCGCGATTATTTACTCCGCTATGAAGAAGCCGGCGTGGACCAGGTTATTTTTGCAACGACGGCGGGTAAGAATAAACACGAACACATAATGGAGAGCCTGGAGTTGTTCGCTGAAAAGATCCTACCCGAATTCAAGGAGCGCGAAAAGGAAGCCGCGGCCAGGAAGGCGGAACGCATGGGGCCGATTATTGACAAGGTCATGGCGCGTAAACCCGCGTCTGACCATCCGCCTCTTCCCCCCGATTACGAGATCGTGGCGACACCGCGCGCAATCGCCGAGGGCAAGGGCTCTTCGGATTTCAACAGCTGGCTGGATAAATACGCGGAAGACCTGGCGCTCGGTGAGGATGTCAGCAAGCGCCTCGCCAAGCCTACTATCGACGGTGGAGGTGGGGGCTGACCTTGGCCCGGGCGCTTCTGTCGTCCTGGAGATACTCGCGTGGCGACTAGCATGAGCCCCGAAGAGATCGAGGAGTTTCTCCTCGCACAGCGAACGATCATCGTGACAACGCTGCGTCGTGATGGATCGCCGGTTGCCCACCCGCTCTGGTTCGTCAAGCTGGGCGAGAGCGTGTACCTCGACACGAGGACCGGCAGCCCCAAGCACAGGAACATCCTCAACGATCCCCGTGTCTGCGCGGTGGTTGAATCCGGGGAGAGCTACTTTGAGCTGCGCGGCGTGCGAATCGAAGGGCGTTGTGAACCGGTGACGGACCCCTCGGAGATTGAGCGCGTGCAGGGCGCGCTCGAGGAGAAGGACCACCGGCTGGGCAGTGGCATGGCAGAGATGCCCGACTGGTTCTCGAATAGTCGCGAGCAGCGACGAAGCAGGGGCGACAGGGTGATACTGCGCATTCCGCTGGAGCGCGCATACAGCTGGGATTTTTCGAAGGCACGTAAGCATTACGAACAAGGCCCCCCGCCCGCCCGCGTGAAAGACGATGACGGGGGATCGACATCCGGCTGAGCGGGCTGGGCTAAGGTACGCGGCGGGTGTATGACCGGTGCGTGAACGCTAATCAGACTTCAGCCGAGCGACCCGACACCTACGCGTCGGTGCACCAGGGCGACCGCGTAATACACGACGCCGACGCCCATATCATGGAAGAAGCCGACTGGCTGCTGCCCCACGCCGAGGCCTCGCTGCGCGAGCGGCTCAAGCCGGTGTTCGTGGCCAGCGTAAAACCAGGCGAGGAGAACGAGATAGAGCGCTGGCGGCGGTTGCACGCCGACCCGGTTGAACGGGAGGCAGCCGAGGCCGAGATCATGCTACGCAAAAACTGGTCGGCGCTGGGATCTTTTATCGCTGCGGACAGGCCGCGCGCGCTTGACCTGATGGGCTTTCGCAGCCAGCTGCTGTTCAACACTTTTACCAACGACTACCTGCGCGAGGCCGAGCAGGGCGACGACCTGGACTTTGCCTACGGCATGGCGCGCGCACACAACCGCGCCATGCTCGAGTTCTGCTCGGTCGACCCGCGCCTGCTGGCGACGGCCTACGTGCCACTTGCCGACTTTGACCTGGCGCGCATCACCGCTGAACGGTCCATCAAGGACGGTGCCGCGGCATTGCTGGTGGCCTCGGCCTGTCCACGGCGGCACTCGCCCAGTCACACGGGGCTGTTTCCCGTCTGGGCGGCGGCCGAGGAAGCTGGTATACCGGTGGTCTTTCACGTGGGCGGGGGAGGGCGACTGCTGGACCCGCAGTACTTTGAAAACGGGCTGCCGCCGGTGCCCGACTTCCACGGCGGCGCTGAGAATTTCCGCTCGGTGGACTACGTGGCCATACCCGGGCCGCCCATGCAGACACTGGCCACGATGATATTTGACGGCGTGCTCGAGCGTTTTCCGCGCTTGAAGCTGGGCGTCATAGAACAGGGCGCGGTCTGGCTACCCGGCTGGATGCGTTCGATAGACACCGCCGCCGACGCTTTCCGCCGCAACGAGGAGCGGCTGCAGAAGCTTTCCATGAAACCGTCTGAGTACGTGCGGCGGCAGGTACGGGTCACTCCCTACCCGGCAGAACCGACGGGCTGGATTATAGAGCAGTCAGGGCCCGAGGTGTGCATGTTTTCGTCGGATTGGCCGCACGTGGAGGGTGGCCGCAACCCGCTTGGCCGCTTCGGGGCCGCGACCGAGGGGCTGGACGAGACCACGCTCGATGCCTTCTACCGCGGCAATTTTATCGACATGATGGGCAGCGGCTTGGCCGGCCTCGAGGGCTGAGGCTTCAGGAGTAACGGGCAACGGTTGCTGACGGTCGCGCCGCGGTTTCCTGTTGCCATCGACCGAGCGACTGCAGGGCGGTTCCAGGCGTAGCCTCCCAGAGACGGGCAAGCTCGACTCCGCAGTAGGCGACGATATCTGCAACCGAGAACTCGTCTCCCGCAACGAAACGCGTGGTTTTCAGCTGGGTGTCCAGTAGCTCGCAGGATCTCGCTATCGAGGCGCGGCATAGCTCGGCGTACGCCGGGACCTGTTCAAATTGCCCACGAAAGGCTGGATTGGAGTGATGGCCGAGATCGACCGCGGCAACGAAAAGCCCCAGTTCCACACGGCGCGACCACATGTGGACAATCGCCCGTTGCTCGGCGCCGAGTCCGAACAGGGCCGTCTGAGGAAAACTTTCGTCGAGGTATCGGCATATGGCCATCGATTCCGAGATACAGCTGCCGTTCGACAGCTCCAGGACAGGAACCTGGCCCAGCGGGTTCATTGCCAGGAAGTCGTCGCTGCGATGCTCGTCTTCGGCGACGTTTACCTCGACAATCGACAACTCGATTGTTTTTTCGGCCACGAACATCAGTACCCGGCGGGCGTTGGGGGCGAGTCTGTCAACGTAGAGTTTCAACGGCTTCCCTTCGTTTTGCGGGTTGCTATCCCTTAACGCCCCGCGGGCTGGACGTGCTTCGAATAGAGGCCAGGCAGGAAGCCGGCGAGATAGCTCATCTCCTCGTGGCAGTGCTTGAGCAGGGCCTCACCAGCCGAGTCGGGAAACAGGACCGTCCGGGTCGCCGCGTCTGGAGCCAACTCGGGAGGGTCCAGGTCTCCAAGCCAGAAACGACTTCGCATCTCGCAGCCGTAGTCGGTGTCGCGACAAAGATGAATGAGATGTCCTGCCCAGAAATCAGTATCCAGGGGCCCGACCCGTCCGCACACCGCCGCCGTTATGCCGGCTTCGGAGAACCTCGCGACGTCCAGGTACTCGGCCGGCTCGCGGAAGTTTATCTTGAGCTTCTGGAGGTCTCCGCCGATGTACTCGTGGACATGGTGGGTACCCCCGACGAACTTACCGCTGTCCCTCTCTCCTATCCACTCACACCAGACGTGGTCCCTGGGGTGCCACCACTTGTACTGCTCGGTGTTTTCGAGGAAGCCGAACCACCACTCGACCATCTGGCCCGAGCACCCGAACATAGTGGTCCAGCTGGCGACGTGTAGCTGCCCGTCGGGCAGGCGCGTGTACCCGGCCTCGAAGTCGAGATAGCCCGGGTCCAGGAGGCGATTGGCTTCAGCTAGTTCCATTTCTTCCTCCCGCCTTCCGGCCACTCATATAATGCTGTCCGCGGCCAGGTCCAGAACCGCGTCTTCCGCTTTTAACTCGAAGCGGACTGCTTCTGCAGGGATCACGTTGGGTAGGGCTACTTCGAGTATCATTGCAGCGTGCTCCTGTTTTTATTCTTCCCGGTAGACCATCCGGCCGCCGACAATCGTCATCTCAACTGTGATGTCGCGGATCAGCTCCGGGGCTACTTCGTCGGGGCCGGCTGAAAGCACGGCCAGGTCGGCCAGCTTGCCTGGTTCTATGGAGCCGCGTTCAGCCTCGGCGTGTATCTGCCAGGCGGCGTCGATGGTCATGGCGCGCAGGGCTTCGCGCGGGGTCACCCGCTGCTCAGGACCCAGCACCCGGCCGCCCGAGGTGACGCGCCTGACGGCTGTCTCCAGCAACAGCATTGGCGTCATCGGTACCACCGGTGAGTCGAGGTGTATCGTGTAGCGCAGCCCGAGGTCAGCTGCTTCGCGAAGCGGGCTTATGCGCTGGGCGCGCTCGGGCCCCATGAAGATTTCGTGGTGGCGGTCGCCCCAGTACCAGGTATGGGCGACGAAGAAGCTGGGCGTAACGCCGAGTTCTTTCATGCGTTTTAGCTGGTCGCTGCGGGCCATCTGCGCGTGTATCAGAATCAGCCGCGGATCGGGGTCGGGACGTTTTTCCTGGGCGGCTTGCATGGCGTCGAGAATGTCGTCTATCGACGCATCGCCGTTCCCATGGATGGCCAGTTGTCGGCCCGCGACGTGTATCGACGTCACGAGGTCGGCCAGCCGGTCAGCGGTTATGGTGGGGTAGCCGCGGTAACCCGGGTCGCCGTTGAAGGGGGTGTGGTAGGGCTGGCCGAGGTAGCCAGTGAAGCCCTGTATCGATCCGTCGGCTACGAGTTTTATGGCCCCGGCGTTGAACAGCGCGCTGTCGTTCTTGTCGAGCTCGAGCTCGCCGGCCATCCACAGCGCGGCGGCTTCCTCGTCGGGCCAGGCCTCCACGCGTAGCGGGATCACCCCCAGTTTGGATGAAGTGGCCATGCCCGCGAGCAGCGACGCAGGCGTCAGCCCGGACTGGGCGGTGGTGACTCCCTGTGACAGGTACTCCCGGGACGCGTCGCGCAGCATGCCAAGTCCCTCGAGCGGGGAAAACTGCATGACCCTTTTCATCATGGGTCGTGCGGCGGTTTCTTCGAGTACGCCGTCGGGAGTCCGCCCGTCCGATTCGCGGCGAATTACACCGCCCTCCGGGTCGGGGGTCTCGGCCGTGATACCCATGGCCTCGAGAGCCATGGTGTTGGCCACTGACAGGTGCCCCGACACGTGCACGACAGCGACCGGGTGACTGGCGCTCGCGCGGTCGAGATCGTGGCGGGTAAAGTGCCTGAGATCTTCCAGCAGGGTGTCGTCGTAGCGGAAGCCCAGCACCCATTCGCCGTCGGGAGTAGCAGCGGCGCGTTCGGCCAGGCGCTCGATGCCCTGCGCTATGTTGTCGAGGTCGCCTACCGGTGGGCTGGCGAGGTCGACGTTGGCGTTGTACATGGCAGTGCCGGGAAAGTGCCCGTGCGCGTCGATGAGTCCGGGCACCAGCGTGCGTCCTGCGAGGTCGTGGAAGACCGTCCCCGGGCCGGCCATTGACAGGATTTCGTCGTCGCTACCGACCGCCACGATACGGTCGCGTCGGAGCAACACGGCCTGGGCTATGTCGTCGTCGGCGTTCATGGTCAGCACGCGGCCGCCGGTGAACGCCTGGCTCACCGGCGGCCGCAGCGTAAGTCGCCATACGGCGAACACGATGGCGCCGGCTGCCAGCAGGCCGACGCTCAGTGCTAAAATGCGGACCAGGATGCGCTTCATCTGTTTACCCCCCCCAGGTTACCGTGACTGGCGCTTTTGCCATGTTATCGCCACTGTTGGAAGCCGGTTCGCGACGGGTTGCTGGAGGACACTGTTCGGAGAGGAGCCCGAGGGGATGATGAGTAACCATGAAAAATAACAGACCAGCGCCGCTTGCAGGCCTGCGCGTGATAGAGAGCTCCCTGTTGGGGCCGGCGGCCATTACGACGCACCTGGCCGATCTCGGCGCGGAGGTCATAAAGGTGGAGTCGCCCGCGGGCGATTACGTGCGCGAAATGACCTGGCCGATCATCAACGGAGTGTCGCTGCTGCACATGCACGTCAACCGCGGCAAGAAGAGCGTGGTGCTTGACCTTAAGGTGGCGGAGGGGGCCGAGTTGTACCGCGAACTGGTACGCGGCGCCGACGTCGTGGTGGAGGCCATGCGGCCGGGCTCGCTCGAACGGCGCGGGCTGGGCTACGAAGCCCTGCGCGAGATAAACCCGCGTATCGTTTTCTGCAACATATCGGGGTACGGGGCGACCGGCCCTTACAGCGGCCTGCCGGCCCACGGCATTGCCTTTGATACCTGGGCGGGCATCGTCAGTCCGGAGATCGACGACGATGGCTTCTGCTTTCTACCCGAGCACGCGAGCATGGGTATGCACGCCGGGCCCCTGCTGGGGGCGCTGGGGATCCTGGCGGGGGTGCTCCGCGCGCGTGAGTCGGGTGAAGGTTGCTTGATGGAGATAGGCCAATCCGACGCGGCGGCATACATGGACTGGTACCGCAGCGAGACCTGGATGGCCTACGATCGGCCCGAAGACGAGGTCACGGGCAACAAGGCCGACAACTACGAACGCCGCGAGCCGGGTACGGCCGGCATGAAAGAAGGCGTGCGCTACCAGGTTTACGAATCAGCCGACGGGCACGTTTTGTTGATGGCCAGCGAGCAGGCCTTCTGGAAAAATTTCTGCGAGTGCGTCGGGCGCGTGGAGCTGTTCGAGCGCTGGCCGGGGTCTAAGTTCGCCGACCATGCACGCGGCAACCGCGAGCTGCAGGCCGAGTTGCGAGACATTTTTCGTACGCGTACGAGCGCGCAGTGGATCGCCGCGGCCGACGAGCACAACTTTCCTGTTGCGCCCTGTAACACGCCGCGAACTCTGGCCGAGGATCCGCAGTTTCGCGACAGGTTTCCGCTCTACGGCCACGAGCAGCACGGTGCCGACATGTTGCCGTTCCCGGTCAAGCTGGCAGGTGAGATGCTACCGGCGCCCGCAATGGCGCCCACCGTCGGCGAGCAGACCGACGAGGTGTTGCGCGAGCTGCTGGGCTGTGACG
Proteins encoded in this region:
- a CDS encoding pyridoxamine 5'-phosphate oxidase family protein; amino-acid sequence: MATSMSPEEIEEFLLAQRTIIVTTLRRDGSPVAHPLWFVKLGESVYLDTRTGSPKHRNILNDPRVCAVVESGESYFELRGVRIEGRCEPVTDPSEIERVQGALEEKDHRLGSGMAEMPDWFSNSREQRRSRGDRVILRIPLERAYSWDFSKARKHYEQGPPPARVKDDDGGSTSG
- a CDS encoding amidohydrolase; protein product: MEEADWLLPHAEASLRERLKPVFVASVKPGEENEIERWRRLHADPVEREAAEAEIMLRKNWSALGSFIAADRPRALDLMGFRSQLLFNTFTNDYLREAEQGDDLDFAYGMARAHNRAMLEFCSVDPRLLATAYVPLADFDLARITAERSIKDGAAALLVASACPRRHSPSHTGLFPVWAAAEEAGIPVVFHVGGGGRLLDPQYFENGLPPVPDFHGGAENFRSVDYVAIPGPPMQTLATMIFDGVLERFPRLKLGVIEQGAVWLPGWMRSIDTAADAFRRNEERLQKLSMKPSEYVRRQVRVTPYPAEPTGWIIEQSGPEVCMFSSDWPHVEGGRNPLGRFGAATEGLDETTLDAFYRGNFIDMMGSGLAGLEG
- a CDS encoding glutathione S-transferase family protein, with product MKLYVDRLAPNARRVLMFVAEKTIELSIVEVNVAEDEHRSDDFLAMNPLGQVPVLELSNGSCISESMAICRYLDESFPQTALFGLGAEQRAIVHMWSRRVELGLFVAAVDLGHHSNPAFRGQFEQVPAYAELCRASIARSCELLDTQLKTTRFVAGDEFSVADIVAYCGVELARLWEATPGTALQSLGRWQQETAARPSATVARYS
- a CDS encoding amidohydrolase, with the protein product MKRILVRILALSVGLLAAGAIVFAVWRLTLRPPVSQAFTGGRVLTMNADDDIAQAVLLRRDRIVAVGSDDEILSMAGPGTVFHDLAGRTLVPGLIDAHGHFPGTAMYNANVDLASPPVGDLDNIAQGIERLAERAAATPDGEWVLGFRYDDTLLEDLRHFTRHDLDRASASHPVAVVHVSGHLSVANTMALEAMGITAETPDPEGGVIRRESDGRTPDGVLEETAARPMMKRVMQFSPLEGLGMLRDASREYLSQGVTTAQSGLTPASLLAGMATSSKLGVIPLRVEAWPDEEAAALWMAGELELDKNDSALFNAGAIKLVADGSIQGFTGYLGQPYHTPFNGDPGYRGYPTITADRLADLVTSIHVAGRQLAIHGNGDASIDDILDAMQAAQEKRPDPDPRLILIHAQMARSDQLKRMKELGVTPSFFVAHTWYWGDRHHEIFMGPERAQRISPLREAADLGLRYTIHLDSPVVPMTPMLLLETAVRRVTSGGRVLGPEQRVTPREALRAMTIDAAWQIHAEAERGSIEPGKLADLAVLSAGPDEVAPELIRDITVEMTIVGGRMVYREE
- a CDS encoding CoA transferase, translated to MKNNRPAPLAGLRVIESSLLGPAAITTHLADLGAEVIKVESPAGDYVREMTWPIINGVSLLHMHVNRGKKSVVLDLKVAEGAELYRELVRGADVVVEAMRPGSLERRGLGYEALREINPRIVFCNISGYGATGPYSGLPAHGIAFDTWAGIVSPEIDDDGFCFLPEHASMGMHAGPLLGALGILAGVLRARESGEGCLMEIGQSDAAAYMDWYRSETWMAYDRPEDEVTGNKADNYERREPGTAGMKEGVRYQVYESADGHVLLMASEQAFWKNFCECVGRVELFERWPGSKFADHARGNRELQAELRDIFRTRTSAQWIAAADEHNFPVAPCNTPRTLAEDPQFRDRFPLYGHEQHGADMLPFPVKLAGEMLPAPAMAPTVGEQTDEVLRELLGCDDERLAALRATGALG